One Aspergillus oryzae RIB40 DNA, chromosome 2 genomic window carries:
- a CDS encoding beta-glucosidase (beta-glucosidase-related glycosidases), producing the protein MAAFPAYLALLSYLVPGALSHPEAKTLTSRASTEAYSPPYYPAPNGGWISEWASAYEKAHRVVSNMTLAEKVNLTSGTGIYMGPCAGQTGSVPRFGIPNLCLHDSPLGVRNSDHNTAFPAGITVGATFDKDLMYERGVGLGEEARGKGINVLLGPSVGPIGRKPRGGRNWEGFGADPSLQAFGGSLTIKGMQSTGAIASLKHLIGNEQEQHRMSSVITQGYSSNIDDRTLHELYLWPFAESVRAGAGSVMIAYNDVNRSACSQNSKLINGILKDELGFQGFVVTDWLAHIGGVSSALAGLDMSMPGDGAIPLLGTSYWSWELSRSVLNGSVPVERLNDMVTRIVATWYKMGQDKDYPLPNFSSNTEDETGPLYPGALFSPSGIVNQYVNVQGNHNVTARAIARDAITLLKNNENVLPLKRNDTLKIFGTDAGTNSDGINSCTDKGCNKGVLTMGWGSGTSRLPYLITPQEAIANISSNAEFHITDTFPLGVTAGPDDIAIVFINSDSGENYITVDGNPGDRTLAGLHAWHNGDNLVKAAAEKFSNVVVVVHTVGPILMEEWIDLDSVKAVLVAHLPGQEAGWSLTDILFGDYSPSGHLPYTIPHSESDYPESVGLIAQPFGQIQDDYTEGLYIDYRHFLKANITPRYPFGHGLSYTTFNFTEPNLSIIKALDTAYPAARPPKGSTPTYPTAKPDASEVAWPKNFNRIWRYLYPYLDNPEGAAANSSKTYPYPDGYTTEPKPAPRAGGAEGGNPALWDVTFSVQVKVTNTGSRDGRAVAQLYVELPSSLGLDTPSRQLRQFEKTKILAAGESEVLTLDVTRKDLSVWDVVVQDWKAPVNGEGVKIWVGESVADLRVGCVVGEGCSTL; encoded by the exons ATGGCTGCCTTCCCGGCCTATTTGGCTCTTTTGTCTTACTTGGTCCCGGGGGCTCTGTCCCACCCCGAGGCGAAGACTCTGACATCAAGAGCCTCTACAGAAGCTTACTCCCCTCCGTATTACCCGGCTCCGAACGGAGGATGGATATCCGAATGGGCCAGTGCCTACGAGAAGGCACACCGTGTCGTAAGTAACATGACGTTGGCCGAGAAGGTGAATCTCACAAGTGGCACGGGTATCTATATGGGACCTTGTGCCGGTCAGACTGGCAGTGTTCCCCGGTTTGGGATCCCCAACCTGTGCCTTCATGATTCTCCCCTCGGAGTCCGCAATTCGGATCATAATACGGCATTCCCGGCCGGCATCACGGTTGGGGCCACATTTGACAAGGACCTGATGTACGAGCGCGGAGTCGGCCTGGGCGAAGAGGCGCGTGGAAAGGGTATCAACGTTCTTTTAGGGCCGTCCGTGGGCCCTATTGGGCGGAAGCCACGGGGAGGCCGCAATTGGGAGGGTTTCGGAGCGGACCCCAGTTTACAGGCCTTTGGTGGCTCGTTGACCATCAAAGGAATGCAAAGTACGGGTGCTATTGCTTCGCTCAAGCATCTTATCGGAAACGAACAGGAGCAGCATCGGATGAGCAGTGTTATCACTCAGGGCTATTCGTCAAATATCGATGACAGGACTTTGCATGAGCTGTATCTGTGGCCATTCGCTGAAAGTGTAAGAGCCGGTGCTGGTTCGGTCATGATTGCGTATAACGAT GTGAACAGGTCCGCCTGCAGCCAGAATagcaagctcatcaatggAATCCTCAAGGACGAGCTGGGCTTCCAGGGCTTTGTCGTGACCGACTGGTTGGCTCATATTGGCGGAGTTTCGTCAGCGTTGGCTGGTCTGGACATGAGCATGCCGGGTGATGGAGCTATCCCACTCTTGGGCACGAGTTACTGGTCGTGGGAGCTGTCGCGCTCTGTGCTCAATGGGTCGGTCCCGGTCGAGCGTCTCAATGACATG GTCACGCGAATCGTCGCAACATGGTACAAAATGGGGCAGGACAAAGACTATCCGCTACCAAACTTCTCCTCAAACACCGAGGATGAGACTGGGCCGTTGTATCCTGGCGCCTTATTTTCCCCAAGTGGCATTGTCAACCAATACGTCAATGTCCAAGGCAACCATAATGTCACGGCCCGGGCAATCGCTAGAGACGCAATCACGTTGCTAAAGAATAACGAGAATGTCCTGCCTCTGAAACGGAATGACACCTTAAAGATCTTTGGCACCGATGCCGGGACCAATTCGGACGGGATCAACTCTTGCACGGACAAAGGCTGCAACAAAGGCGTATTGACCATGGGTTGGGGAAGCGGAACATCCAGACTCCCGTATCTCATCACGCCGCAAGAAGCGATAGCGAATATCTCATCCAATGCCGAATTCCACATCACAGACACGTTTCCTTTGGGCGTCACTGCAGGCCCCGATGACATCGCGATCGTCTTTATCAATTCGGACTCCGGCGAGAACTACATCACCGTTGATGGCAATCCAGGAGACCGTACGCTGGCAGGGCTGCACGCATGGCACAATGGCGACAACCTGGTCAAAGCTGCCGCAGAAAAGTTCTCAAACGTAGTGGTTGTTGTGCATACCGTGGGACCCATCCTGATGGAAGAATGGATTGACCTCGACTCCGTTAAAGCGGTGCTCGTCGCTCACCTCCCAGGACAGGAGGCAGGCTGGTCACTCACCGATATCCTCTTTGGGGACTATAGTCCTAGCGGCCATCTGCCTTACACAATCCCTCACAGTGAATCAGACTACCCGGAGAGCGTCGGTCTAATTGCTCAGCCATTCGGCCAAATTCAAGACGACTACACCGAGGGCCTCTACATCGATTACCGACACTTCCTGAAGGCAAATATCACCCCCCGATACCCATTCGGGCACGGTCTCTCCTACACCACGTTCAACTTTACCGAACCCAACCTATCCATCATCAAAGCCCTAGACACAGCCTACCCCGCCGCGCGACCCCCCAAAGGCTCCACACCCACATACCCCACCGCCAAACCCGACGCATCAGAAGTCGCCTGGCCCAAGAACTTCAACCGCATCTGGCGCTACCTCTACCCCTACCTCGACAACCCAGAAGGCGCAGCCGCCAACTCCTCAAAGACGTACCCCTACCCCGACGGCTACACCACAGAACCCAAGCCCGCCCCTCGCGCCGGcggagcagaaggaggcaaCCCGGCCTTATGGGACGTTACCTTTTCGGTCCAGGTCAAAGTGACGAACACAGGTTCTCGGGATGGCCGTGCCGTTGCGCAGCTGTATGTGGAATTGCCCAGTAGTCTGGGGCTGGATACGCCATCTCGACAGCTGCGGCAGTtcgagaagacgaagatcttGGCTGCGGGGGAGAGTGAGGTGCTTACGTTGGATGTCACGCGCAAGGATCTTAGTGtttgggatgttgttgttcagGACTGGAAGGCGCCTGTGAATGGAGAGGGAGTTAAGATTTGGGTTGGGGAGAGCGTTGCGGATTTGAGGGTTGGATGTGTGGTTGGAGAGGGATGTTCTACTTTGTAG